The Oryza glaberrima chromosome 9, OglaRS2, whole genome shotgun sequence genome includes a window with the following:
- the LOC127785240 gene encoding SPX domain-containing membrane protein OsI_32082 — translation MVNFSNKLTKDQIPGWEEYYFNYKMLKGRVNEYTEQTKEGTQYRRRVLKDFSKLLDDEIEKIVLFMIEQQGLIAARLEDLGKRRARLQDIPLLQEITELREDYRSVGLDLVTLLKFVELNANAVRKILKKFDERLGYKFTDYYVRSRSNHPYSQLQQVFRHVGIGAVVGALSRNLSDLEERQGSYLNIYDQHPLAIPKDPIIDLITATADKLTNSTNFLRFLGQHALIAQADSTDEQHVGEDKYHLMSLVLNLANTFLYMVNTYIVVPTADGYATSLGAAATACGAVIGSMAVAQVFSSVYFSAWSNRSYFRPLLFSSVVLLLGNVMYAMAFDLGSLTILLLGRVLCGMGSARAVNRRYISDCVPPRIRMQASAAFVSASALGMACGPALAGLLQTNFSLYGLTINQITLPGWIMAFGWLVYLIWLWISFQEPDLGPDAKNFYEGSSSSTKKMEQGFTEHLLPSEQDEEDDNGDEEHNETLSSSTTTLRPASSVASAYTLLTPSVKVQLLIYFMLKYAMEILLAESSVVTGYYFGWDIGTVSVFLAVLGLSVLPVNAIVGTYISNMFEDRQILVASEMALLAGVMLSFKLTVEYTAAQYVCSAVLTFVSAEVVEGVNLSLLSRVMSARLSRGTYNGGLLSTEAGTVARVVADGTITAAGLLAGEGRLLNATLLPALLVCVASIAATLSTYNSLFY, via the exons ATGGTGAACTTCTCCAATAAACTAACAAAAGATCAAATTCCAGGATGGGAGGA GTACTACTTTAACTACAAGATGTTGAAGGGAAGAGTAAACGAATACACGGAGCAGACAAAAGAAGGAACACAATATCGCCGACGTGTTCTTAAGGACTTCTCAAAGTTGCTTGATGATGAG ATTGAAAAGATTGTGCTGTTCATGATAGAACAGCAAGGGCTAATTGCAGCGAGGCTTGAAGATTTGGGGAAAAGAAGGGCAAGGCTTCAAGACATTCCACTTCTCCAGGAGATCACTGAACTAAGAGAAGATTACAGATCAGTTGGCCTGGATCTTGTAACTCTTCTGAAGTTTGTCGAACTTAATGCGAATGCGGTTCGAAAGATACTGAAGAAGTTTGATGAAAGGTTGGGGTACAAATTTACAGATTATTACGTCAGAAGCAGATCAAACCACCCGTATTCTCAGCTACAACAGGTTTTCAGACATGTG GGAATTGGAGCCGTTGTTGGGGCATTGTCTCGCAATCTGAGTGATCTTGAGGAGCGTCAGGGAAGCTATCTGAATATCTACGATCAGCATCCTCTTGCCATTCCAAAG GATCCAATAATCGATCTGATAACGGCGACGGCGGACAAGCTGACGAACTCGACGAACTTCCTGCGGTTCCTAGGACAGCACGCGCTCATAGCTCAAGCAGACAGCACT GACGAACAACACGTCGGAGAAGACAAGTACCATCTCATGTCCCTCGTGCTGAACCTCGCCAACACGTTCCTCTACATGGTGAACACCTACATCGTCGTCCCCACGGCCGACGGCTACGCCAccagcctcggcgccgccgcgacggcgtgcggcgccgTCATCGGCTCCATGGCCGTGGCGCAGGTGTTCTCGTCGGTGTACTTCAGCGCCTGGTCCAACCGGTCCTACTTCAGGCCGCTGCTGTTCAGCAGCGTGGTGCTGCTCCTGGGCAATGTGATGTATGCCATGGCGTTTGATCTTGGCTCCCTGACGATCCTCCTCCTTGGACGTGTTCTCTGTGG TATGGGATCGGCGAGAGCTGTGAATCGGAGGTACATCAGCGACTGTGTTCCTCCAAGAATCCGGATGCAGGCTTCTGCAGCGTTTGTCAGCGCTAGTGCTCTAGGAATGGCCTGTGGCCCTGCACTTGCTGGTCTTCTTCAGACAAATTTCAGCCTGTATGGTCTCACCATCAACCAGATCACCTTGCCTGGATGGATCATGGCGTTTGGTTGGCTTGTGTACTTGATCTGGCTGTGGATTTCATTTCAAGAACCGGATCTTGGCCCTGATGCCAAAAATTTCTATGAGGGTTCTTCAAGTAGCACTA AAAAGATGGAGCAGGGTTTCACCGAGCATCTCCTGCCATCGGAGCAAGACGAAGAAGATGACAATGGCGACGAGGAGCATAACGAGACACTGTCATCATCGACGACCACACTGAGGCCAGCTTCGTCAGTAGCCTCAGCCTACACGCTGCTGACTCCATCGGTGAAGGTCCAGCTGCTGATCTACTTCATGCTCAAGTACGCCATGGAGATCCTCCTCGCCGAATCGAGCGTGGTCACCGGCTACTACTTCGGCTGGGACATCGGCACGGTGTCCGTGttcctcgccgtcctcggccTCAGCGTCCTCCCCGTCAACGCCATCGTCGGCACCTACATCAGCAACATGTTCGAGGACAG GCAGATACTGGTGGCGTCGGAGATGGCGCTGCTCGCCGGGGTGATGCTGAGCTTCAAGCTGACGGTGGAGTACACGGCGGCGCAATACGTGTGCTCAGCGGTGCTGACGTTCGTgtcggcggaggtggtggaagGGGTGAACCTGTCGCTGCTGTCGCGGGTGATGTCGGCGCGGCTGTCGAGGGGGACGTACAACGGCGGGCTGCTGTCGACGGAGGCGGGGAcggtggcgagggtggtggCGGACGGCACCATCACGGCAGCGGGGCTGCTCGCCGGGGAAGGGAGGCTGCTCAACGCCACGCTGCTGCCGGCGCTGCTCGTCTGcgtcgcctccatcgccgccacgcTCTCCACCTACAACTCGCTCTTCTACTAG
- the LOC127784784 gene encoding flap endonuclease GEN-like 1 — MGVGGSFWDLLKPYARHEGAGYLRGRRVAVDLSFWVVSHSAAIRARSPHARLPHLRTLFFRTLSLFSKMGAFPVFVVDGQPSPLKSQVRAARFFRGSGMDLTALPSTEAEASADAPVQPRNAKFTRYVEDCVELLEYLGMPVLRAKGEGEALCAQLNNQGHVDACITSDSDAFLFGAKTVIKVLRSNCKEPFECYNMADIESGLGLKRKQMVAMALLVGSDHDLHGVPGFGPETALRFVQLFDEDNVLAKLYEIGKGVYPFIEGVSAPNIDDLPSPSTKSLPRARSPHCSHCGHPGNKKNHIKDGCNFCLVDSLENCVEKPAGFICECPSCDKARDLKVQRRNENWQIKVCKRIAAETNFPNEDIINLYLSDDNLDNENGVPLLTWNKPDMEILVYFLSFKQNWEPAYIRQRMLPMLSTIYLREMASSQSKSFLLYDQYKFHSIQRIKIRYGHPYYLVKWERVTRSMISNDSPSKQTELEGKNDKVEVLDGDDEVVDEEEEEPTMISETTELLDEPDVPQVLDDDKDCFLLTDEDIELVNAAFPDEAQRFQEEQRLKEAKSRARKSKLNVAGFETPKGPRPSGVQLSIKEFYRSKKGLSGDSGKDGSRKSSDVDLSKNLPKSVRRRLLFD; from the exons atgggGGTGGGGGGAAGCTTCTGGGACCTGCTCAAGCCGTACGCGCGGCACGAGGGCGCGGGGtacctccgcggccgccgcgtcgccgtcgacctctccTTCTGGGTCGTCTCCCACAGCGCCGCCATCCGGGCGCGCTCGCCGCACGCGCGCCTTCCCCATCTCCGCACCCTCTTCTTCCgcaccctctccctcttctccaag ATGGGTGCTTTTCCTGTGTTCGTGGTGGACGGCCAGCCGTCGCCGCTCAAGTCGCAGGTGAGGGCCGCGCGATTCTTCAGAGGATCTGGAATGGACCTCACTGCGCTGCCGAgcacggaggcggaggccagTGCGGATGCGCCGGTTCAACCGAGGAATGCCAAGTTCACGCGATACGTGGAGGATTGCGTG GAACTGCTTGAATATCTTGGAATGCCTGTGCTGCGGGCAAAAGGTGAAGGTGAAGCTCTTTGTGCTCAGTTGAATAATCAAGGCCATGTAGATGCTTGCATCACTTCAGACAGTGACGCTTTCCTCTTTGGGGCTAAGACTGTCATAAAGGTTCTCCGATCGAATTGTAAG gaacCTTTTGAGTGCTACAACATGGCAGACATTGAGTCTGGTCTTGGACTAAAGAGGAAACAAATGGTAGCAATGGCACTTCTTGTTGGCAGTGACCATGACTTGCATGGTGTGCCTGGTTTTGGTCCTGAGACTGCACTTCGGTTTGTGCAGTTATTTGATGAagataatgttctagctaa ATTATATGAAATTGGTAAAGGGGTCTATCCATTTATAGAAGGAGTTAGTGCGCCCAATATTGATGATCTCCCATCACCCTCCACAAAGAGTCTACCGCGTGCACGATCACCGCACTGCTCACATTGTGGTCACCCTGGCAACAAGAAAAATCATATCAAGGATGGGTGCAACTTTTGCTTGGTTGATTCATTAGAGAATTGTGTGGAGAAGCCAGCTGGATTCATATGTGAATGTCCTAGTTGTGACAAG GCACGTGATCTGAAGGTGCAGAGAAGAAATGAAAACTGGCAAATCAAGGTCTGTAAAAGGATAGCTGCTGAGACTAACTTTCCAAATGAGGATATCATTAACTTGTACTTGAGTGATGACAATTTGGATAATG AAAATGGTGTTCCATTGCTTACATGGAATAAACCTGATATGGAGATTTTGGTTTACTTCTTATCTTTCAAGCAGAACTGGGAGCCAGCGTATATTCGTCAGCGGATGCTTCCTATGCTATCAACCATATATTTACGCGAAATGGCTTCATCTCAATCTAAATCATTTCTTCTTTATGATCAATATAAATTTCATTCAATCCAACGGATTAAGATAAGATATGGTCACCCATATTACTTGGTCAAGTGGGAGAGAGTCACTCGTAGTATGATATCCAATGATTCACCTAGCAAGCAGACAGAATTGGAGGGGAAGAATGATAAGGTGGAGGTATTGGATGGAGATGATGAGGTAGtagatgaagaggaggaggagcctaCAATGATTTCCGAAACTACTGAACTGCTAGATGAGCCAGATGTTCCACAAGTACTGGATGATGATAAAGATTGCTTTTTATTAACTGATGAAGACATTGAGCTAGTGAATGCTGCATTTCCTGATGAAGCACAAAGATTTCAGGAAGAACAG AGGCTGAAAGAAGCAAAGTCAAGAGCACGGAAATCCAAGCTCAACGTGGCAGGTTTCGAAACACCAAAAGGTCCAAGGCCTAGTGGAGTTCAGCTTAGCATCAAGGAGTTCTACCGCTCCAAGAAAGGGCTGAGTGGCGACTCAGGGAAGGACGGCTCAAGAAAATCCTCCGATGTGGACCTCAGCAAGAACTTGCCCAAGTCTGTCCGACGACGCCTCCTCTTCGACTGA
- the LOC127784785 gene encoding dehydration-responsive element-binding protein 1B, which produces MEVEEAVYRTVWSEPPKRPAGRTKFRETRHPVYRGVRRRGGRPGAAGRWVCEVRVPGARGSRLWLGTFATAEAAARAHDAAALALRGRAACLNFADSAWRMPPVPASAALAGARGVRDAVAVAVEAFQRQSAAPSSPAETFADDGDEEEDNKDVLPVAAAEVFDAGAFELDDGFRFGGMDAGSYYASLAQGLLVEPPAAGAWWEDGELAGSDMPLWSY; this is translated from the coding sequence atggaggtggaggaggcggtgtaCAGGACGGTGTGGTCGGAGCCGCCGAAGAGGCCGGCGGGGAGGACCAAGTTCAGGGAGACGAGGCACCCGGTGtaccgcggcgtgcggcggcgcggggggcggccgggcgcggcggggaggtggGTGTGCGAGGTGCGGGTGCCCGGGGCGCGCGGCTCCAGGCTGTGGCTCGGCACGTTCGCcaccgccgaggcggcggcgcgcgcgcacgacgccgccgcgctggcgctCCGCGGCAGGGCCGCCTGCCTCAACTTCGCCGACTCCGCGTGGCGGATGCCGCCCGTCCCCGcgtccgccgcgctcgccggcgcgaGGGGGGTCAgggacgccgtcgccgtggccgtcGAGGCGTTCCAGCGCCAGTCGgccgcgccgtcgtctccggcggAGACCTTcgccgacgatggcgacgaagaagaagacaaCAAGGACGTgttgccggtggcggcggcggaggtgttcGACGCGGGGGCGTTCGAGCTCGACGACGGGTTCAGGTTCGGCGGGATGGACGCCGGGTCGTACTACGCGAGCTTGGCGCAGGGGCTGCTCGtcgagccgccggccgccggagcgTGGTGGGAggacggcgagctcgccggctccGACATGCCGCTCTGGAGCTACTAA